In Natranaeroarchaeum aerophilus, a single genomic region encodes these proteins:
- a CDS encoding TIGR04024 family LLM class F420-dependent oxidoreductase yields MTDREIHLPVAAQSSIDGIAEITQQAESEGYVRAWMPETWGRDGVTTLTTLAERTDEIELGTSIANVFSRSPALLGQTAATLQEASDGRFRLGIGPSGPAVIEGWHGESFERPLRRTREYVEIIERVVAGEGLEYDGDIYSLSGFRLRFDPPETPPPIDVAGMGPKSVELAGRFADGWHATTFTPDGLRERLDDLRHGAELGDRSPDDVRVSLSLPCCVLDDGDRARNLAAQHLAFYVGAMGTYYRKSLARQGYEAEANEIAATWASGDQEAAIALIEDELLDDLAVAGTPEQAREQLETFTGIEGLDAVALAFPRGASASDISATVAAMAPDN; encoded by the coding sequence ATGACAGACCGAGAGATCCATCTTCCAGTCGCCGCACAGAGCAGTATCGATGGCATCGCCGAAATCACACAGCAAGCCGAATCCGAGGGCTACGTTCGAGCATGGATGCCAGAAACCTGGGGTCGTGACGGCGTCACGACGCTGACCACACTCGCCGAACGAACGGACGAAATCGAACTCGGGACCAGCATTGCGAACGTGTTCTCACGCTCGCCCGCGCTGCTCGGCCAGACCGCGGCGACGCTTCAGGAGGCCTCAGATGGCCGGTTCCGTCTCGGGATCGGTCCGAGCGGCCCCGCCGTGATCGAGGGCTGGCACGGCGAATCGTTCGAGCGCCCCCTGCGGCGTACTCGCGAATACGTCGAAATCATCGAGCGCGTCGTCGCGGGCGAGGGGCTGGAGTACGACGGCGACATCTACTCGCTGTCGGGCTTTCGGCTCCGATTCGATCCGCCCGAGACCCCGCCGCCGATCGACGTCGCAGGAATGGGACCGAAGTCAGTCGAACTCGCGGGACGGTTCGCCGACGGCTGGCACGCGACAACCTTCACACCGGATGGGCTGCGCGAGCGACTCGATGATCTCCGACACGGCGCGGAACTGGGTGACAGGTCACCCGATGATGTTCGTGTCTCTCTATCCTTGCCGTGTTGCGTACTCGACGACGGGGATCGCGCGCGCAATCTGGCGGCACAGCATCTGGCCTTTTACGTGGGTGCAATGGGCACGTACTATCGGAAATCACTCGCACGACAGGGCTACGAAGCGGAAGCCAACGAGATCGCCGCAACCTGGGCCAGCGGTGATCAGGAGGCCGCGATAGCGCTGATCGAAGACGAACTGCTCGACGACCTCGCCGTTGCGGGCACGCCCGAACAGGCCCGCGAACAGCTAGAGACGTTCACCGGAATCGAGGGACTCGACGCTGTGGCACTTGCGTTCCCACGAGGGGCATCGGCGTCTGATATCAGTGCCACCGTCGCGGCAATGGCACCAGATAACTGA
- a CDS encoding type I restriction-modification system subunit M: protein MTLSLEDLDSHLFKCADIIRDAVDPTDYKEFILPLVYYKAISDEFEKQYEQNVEEYGDEELARNPSLYDVPVVPEGYLWEDLRAVSDNVDEALNEAFDAVTDENPELTGVFRADYIDADALDDDRLGKLVEHLSTHDLDRDSIPPDMLGEAYMDLVRQFAEEEGKSGGQFFTPPHIVELCVRLVDEFEDGDTFHDPTVGSGGMLIEAARYYREELGGDPSKLRFTGQEINPDIAAIAKMNLSIHGLHGSIEREDSLSSPAFTDEDQNELTRFNRVLANFPFSADWAKDELQDDPYERFDWHEKLPRADRGDYAFIMHIAKQLKTPEKDGEGGKAAIVIPHGVLFRKHEGRYRKPMLENDMVEAVVGLPENLFQNNSIPSGILVLNTDKPEEREDEVQFIHAADEDFYQELSNQNELIDEGLDHIVENFENWTTEERVSRTVSLEEIRENDYNLNIALYVDTTEPEEDINVEEELGKLRELQAERDEIESRMNQHMRALNYE from the coding sequence ATGACGCTCTCCCTCGAAGACCTGGACTCTCATCTGTTCAAATGCGCGGACATCATTCGCGATGCAGTCGACCCGACCGACTACAAGGAGTTCATCCTGCCGTTAGTCTACTACAAGGCGATCTCCGACGAGTTCGAGAAGCAGTATGAACAGAACGTCGAAGAGTACGGCGACGAGGAGCTGGCACGGAACCCCAGCCTCTATGACGTACCCGTCGTCCCCGAAGGCTATCTCTGGGAAGATCTCCGAGCAGTCAGCGACAACGTAGACGAGGCACTCAACGAAGCGTTCGACGCTGTAACCGACGAGAACCCCGAACTCACGGGTGTCTTCCGCGCGGACTACATCGATGCCGACGCGCTGGATGACGATCGGCTCGGTAAACTCGTCGAACACCTCTCTACCCACGATCTCGATCGCGACAGCATCCCCCCGGACATGCTCGGTGAGGCGTACATGGACCTCGTGCGCCAGTTCGCCGAAGAAGAGGGCAAGTCCGGCGGGCAGTTCTTCACGCCGCCACACATCGTCGAACTCTGTGTCCGACTCGTTGACGAGTTCGAGGACGGCGACACGTTCCACGACCCGACAGTCGGCTCCGGTGGGATGCTCATCGAGGCCGCGCGCTACTACCGCGAGGAACTCGGCGGTGACCCCTCCAAGCTCCGCTTCACGGGCCAGGAGATCAACCCGGACATCGCGGCCATCGCGAAGATGAACCTCTCGATCCACGGCCTTCACGGCTCGATCGAGCGTGAGGACTCGCTGTCGAGTCCGGCGTTTACCGACGAAGACCAGAACGAGCTAACGCGGTTCAACAGGGTTCTCGCCAACTTCCCGTTCTCGGCGGACTGGGCGAAAGACGAACTGCAAGACGACCCCTACGAGCGCTTCGACTGGCACGAGAAGCTCCCACGCGCCGACCGGGGTGACTACGCGTTCATCATGCACATCGCGAAGCAGTTGAAAACGCCAGAGAAAGACGGCGAGGGCGGGAAGGCGGCGATCGTCATTCCACACGGCGTGCTGTTCCGCAAGCACGAGGGGCGATACCGAAAGCCGATGCTGGAGAATGATATGGTGGAAGCGGTCGTCGGACTCCCCGAGAACCTATTCCAGAACAACTCGATCCCCTCGGGAATTCTCGTGTTGAACACGGACAAGCCAGAGGAGCGAGAGGATGAGGTGCAGTTCATTCACGCCGCCGACGAGGACTTCTACCAGGAGCTCTCGAACCAGAACGAACTAATCGACGAGGGGCTGGATCACATTGTCGAGAACTTCGAGAACTGGACGACCGAGGAGCGCGTCAGTCGGACGGTTTCACTGGAGGAGATTCGGGAGAACGACTACAATCTGAATATCGCGCTGTACGTCGATACGACTGAGCCGGAAGAAGACATAAACGTAGAAGAGGAACTCGGGAAACTACGCGAGTTACAGGCTGAACGAGACGAGATTGAATCACGCATGAATCAGCACATGAGGGCACTGAATTATGAGTGA
- a CDS encoding glycoside hydrolase family 15 protein translates to MTMRIAIDEYKQNHREDGTHPGERASVNGLFSGDEGRLVYVDRGGSIRDYSGATLNKHGIERSRLGIGSDDGVYWFDEMETTRQTYEGETTMIVTEHDAGEFSVHQYDYTLDRAHLTHVEVRGDMPERPRLVATMAFAPDGQSSSVGNLKHQDVVEVFHNAEHDYITASTGIRNVSSQRRQGMDALLSDDPGGLGVDAHTDDDLSDTMVVETLLDDEGGHAQSTLVTLVADHEETNRDDALAHVRAFADHYQTDRAIRKRANLHNSIAIPDIPSRDSVVDDLRALSLLTAPTGARIKAPEFDPYHVYSGGYGYTWFRDDAEIARHLLSVDEQFGVDLADRHADSARLYADTQLSDGTWPQRVWAHNGALAPGWGNSRVSRGGSEYAADGTASVLAYLATYLRQGSPETDLFARVEETIRAGFEGLTDLLDKDGLPEPCLDLWEGDTGRFTHTAAMELLAFSAIARAPIDQELTEAASARAKAIYEGLDDRYTEEGIFERKPGDTTADASTLALVEAHREYAHGVGDVDDTRLDQLASHVDMTIERLTRTDDTGDLFGLCRFEGDEFRQRGQDGEKVWPLATIWGAEALAALGGLVEDEEWEEQMFEWSRELLAAVESEGQLVGESGYLSEQVFDDGRADSATPLAWSHAKRSGTIATLQKVGGFSTTSQTTQPVGPAVASTWTTGEKYGIGTAADHGTESPSRVWFTLTEGALTEPRFPRADLMNFRTLDFLVVDADEESTYTARTHNESRTDDSLETIERETEMVGSDSLVYRQTITETGSNGHGWEIVVEYITDPETETILMDFGFTATDSNQYDIYVVGDAALSGYMQGTETELVEDTDGYALTAWDVEAAEDPAFVDPNGEPYQVAAALASHRSFDWATVGRAGQEHLARLFADGETIESVEHADPGHGVLVGRVGERTGSIADTIALGFAENADTERAFTEAQRALSRGYVGVRSEYVDSWQSYTDSIELPESVQSSPVLANQYRAAAMVLKAVEDKTFVGAGIASPSVPWGVNVDAENPMDFGYNFTWSRDLYQVFTALEAIGDLESAIEATEYIYDYQQRPNGFISQNTYLDGRIRWGGEQLDNVAFPSVMAYQLYADHGIEFDDVVYEYDHVRRSVEYMLRSGPRSGQERWEEEAGYSPSTIAAEIAGIACAAPLADAEGKRADALAYLGFADYWRTGVDRWCATYEGTERHGDVPYYIRVSRNGDPDSGVKRELANNGPTLDERDIIDGGFLELVRLGIREPDYELIENSIEVADDTIRVETPNGPGWYRYNGDCYGEMSEVEPDEGGPWALDRQGAGRLWPIFTGERAEYELLAGTDGGEEDPQRLLETMQQFANSARMIPEQVWDREYPTEYGWEFGEGTGAATPLAWSMAQFIRLADGIDAGTPVETPTFVQERYTVHDPDGPPLAVDEITIENETATVTGTTRGDSVVLWTHDDTQLYSVGDGDFEGTVEVGPSTESVTVIAATDADELEQVGTTLTTVGI, encoded by the coding sequence ATGACAATGCGCATTGCAATCGACGAGTACAAGCAAAACCATCGTGAGGACGGCACCCATCCCGGCGAGCGAGCGTCGGTCAATGGGCTGTTTAGCGGTGACGAGGGACGACTCGTCTACGTTGACCGGGGCGGATCGATCCGCGATTACTCCGGTGCCACATTGAACAAACACGGTATCGAACGCTCGCGTCTGGGGATCGGCTCGGACGATGGGGTCTACTGGTTCGACGAGATGGAGACGACCCGGCAGACCTACGAGGGTGAGACGACGATGATCGTCACGGAACACGACGCCGGCGAGTTCTCCGTCCACCAGTACGATTACACGCTGGATCGGGCACACCTCACCCACGTCGAAGTGCGTGGGGACATGCCAGAGCGCCCACGACTTGTCGCCACGATGGCGTTTGCGCCCGATGGCCAGTCGAGCAGTGTCGGCAATCTCAAGCATCAGGACGTCGTCGAAGTGTTCCACAACGCCGAACACGATTACATCACCGCATCGACAGGCATCCGGAACGTCAGCAGTCAGCGCCGCCAGGGGATGGATGCACTGCTATCGGACGACCCGGGTGGGCTGGGAGTCGACGCTCACACCGACGATGACCTCTCCGATACGATGGTCGTCGAGACGCTTCTCGATGACGAAGGCGGACATGCACAGTCGACGCTCGTCACGCTGGTCGCCGATCATGAGGAGACCAACAGAGACGACGCGCTGGCACACGTCCGGGCGTTCGCAGACCACTACCAGACCGACCGTGCGATTCGCAAGCGTGCGAACCTGCACAACTCGATCGCGATCCCAGATATCCCTTCCCGGGACTCAGTCGTCGATGACCTGCGCGCGCTCTCCCTGCTCACTGCGCCGACGGGAGCACGGATCAAGGCCCCGGAGTTCGACCCGTATCACGTCTACTCCGGCGGCTACGGCTACACCTGGTTCCGAGACGATGCGGAGATCGCCCGACACCTGCTCTCCGTCGACGAGCAGTTCGGCGTCGACCTCGCCGATCGTCACGCCGACTCGGCCCGACTCTACGCCGACACGCAGCTCTCCGACGGGACGTGGCCACAGCGAGTGTGGGCGCACAACGGCGCGCTCGCACCGGGTTGGGGCAACTCTCGTGTTAGCCGTGGCGGCTCCGAGTACGCCGCGGACGGAACCGCAAGCGTGCTGGCGTATCTCGCGACCTACCTGCGACAGGGCTCTCCCGAGACCGATCTGTTTGCCCGGGTTGAAGAGACGATCCGGGCAGGGTTCGAAGGACTGACCGACCTCCTCGACAAGGACGGGCTTCCGGAGCCGTGTCTGGACCTCTGGGAGGGCGATACCGGTCGGTTTACTCACACGGCCGCGATGGAACTGCTCGCCTTTTCGGCCATCGCACGCGCACCGATCGACCAGGAGTTGACCGAAGCGGCATCGGCACGGGCCAAAGCGATCTACGAGGGTCTCGACGATCGGTACACCGAGGAGGGCATCTTCGAGCGAAAACCCGGCGACACGACCGCCGACGCGAGCACGCTTGCGCTCGTCGAAGCACACCGTGAGTATGCTCACGGCGTCGGCGACGTCGACGATACCCGGCTCGATCAGCTCGCCTCACACGTCGACATGACCATCGAGCGGCTCACACGGACTGACGATACCGGCGATCTCTTCGGCCTCTGTCGGTTCGAGGGCGATGAATTCCGCCAGCGTGGACAGGACGGGGAGAAGGTGTGGCCCCTCGCGACGATCTGGGGGGCCGAGGCCCTCGCGGCGCTGGGCGGCCTCGTCGAGGACGAGGAGTGGGAAGAGCAGATGTTCGAGTGGTCCAGAGAGCTGCTCGCCGCCGTCGAGTCGGAGGGACAGCTTGTCGGCGAGTCCGGGTATCTCTCCGAGCAGGTGTTCGATGACGGACGTGCCGACAGCGCGACGCCACTGGCATGGTCACACGCGAAACGATCGGGGACGATCGCGACGCTACAGAAGGTCGGTGGGTTCAGTACGACCTCGCAGACGACGCAGCCGGTCGGCCCGGCAGTGGCATCCACGTGGACCACTGGCGAAAAGTACGGAATCGGGACGGCTGCAGACCACGGCACTGAATCACCCTCGCGGGTCTGGTTCACGCTGACAGAGGGGGCACTTACCGAGCCACGCTTCCCGCGGGCCGACCTGATGAACTTCCGGACGCTCGATTTCCTCGTCGTCGACGCCGACGAGGAGTCGACCTATACCGCGCGAACCCACAACGAGAGTCGGACCGACGACTCGCTGGAGACGATCGAGCGTGAAACCGAAATGGTCGGCTCCGACTCGCTGGTCTACCGACAGACCATCACCGAGACCGGATCGAACGGTCACGGCTGGGAGATCGTCGTCGAGTACATCACCGATCCGGAGACAGAGACGATCCTGATGGACTTCGGCTTTACCGCGACCGACAGCAACCAGTACGATATCTACGTCGTCGGTGACGCCGCGCTCTCGGGCTACATGCAGGGCACGGAGACCGAACTCGTCGAGGATACCGACGGCTACGCGCTGACTGCGTGGGACGTCGAGGCGGCGGAAGACCCCGCCTTCGTCGATCCGAACGGCGAGCCGTACCAGGTGGCTGCCGCGCTTGCCTCGCATCGATCCTTCGACTGGGCGACCGTCGGCCGCGCGGGACAGGAGCATCTCGCTCGTCTGTTCGCAGACGGGGAGACGATCGAATCCGTCGAACACGCAGATCCCGGCCACGGCGTGCTCGTCGGGCGGGTGGGTGAACGGACCGGATCGATCGCGGACACGATCGCGCTTGGCTTCGCGGAGAACGCGGATACCGAACGCGCGTTTACCGAAGCCCAGCGTGCACTTTCGCGGGGCTACGTCGGCGTCAGAAGCGAGTACGTCGATAGCTGGCAATCCTACACCGATTCGATCGAGCTTCCGGAGTCCGTACAGTCTAGCCCGGTGCTCGCGAACCAGTACCGTGCAGCCGCGATGGTGCTCAAAGCCGTCGAGGACAAGACGTTCGTCGGCGCTGGGATCGCCAGTCCGTCGGTGCCGTGGGGCGTCAACGTCGACGCGGAGAACCCGATGGACTTCGGTTACAACTTCACCTGGTCCCGTGACCTCTATCAGGTGTTCACCGCGCTGGAGGCGATCGGCGACCTCGAAAGCGCCATCGAGGCGACCGAGTACATCTACGATTACCAGCAGCGACCGAACGGGTTCATCTCGCAGAACACCTACCTCGACGGACGGATCCGGTGGGGCGGCGAACAACTCGACAACGTGGCGTTCCCGTCGGTGATGGCCTATCAGCTCTACGCTGACCACGGCATCGAGTTCGACGACGTCGTCTACGAGTACGATCACGTCCGCCGATCCGTCGAGTATATGCTCCGCTCGGGGCCACGAAGCGGCCAGGAGCGCTGGGAGGAGGAAGCGGGCTACTCGCCGTCGACGATCGCCGCCGAGATCGCCGGGATCGCCTGTGCGGCACCGTTAGCGGACGCGGAAGGCAAGCGCGCAGACGCGCTTGCGTACCTCGGTTTTGCCGACTACTGGCGAACCGGCGTCGACCGCTGGTGTGCGACCTACGAGGGGACCGAACGACACGGCGATGTGCCGTACTACATTCGTGTCTCCCGAAACGGGGATCCCGACAGCGGCGTCAAACGCGAACTGGCGAACAACGGGCCAACGCTGGACGAACGGGATATCATCGACGGTGGATTCCTCGAACTCGTCAGGCTTGGTATCCGCGAACCCGACTACGAGCTCATCGAGAACTCGATCGAGGTCGCCGACGACACGATTCGCGTCGAGACACCGAACGGCCCCGGCTGGTACCGGTACAACGGAGACTGCTACGGTGAAATGAGCGAGGTAGAACCGGACGAGGGTGGCCCGTGGGCACTCGACCGACAGGGAGCCGGTCGGCTCTGGCCGATCTTCACCGGCGAACGCGCCGAATACGAACTACTCGCCGGCACCGATGGCGGCGAGGAGGATCCCCAGCGGCTGCTCGAAACGATGCAGCAGTTCGCAAACTCCGCGCGGATGATTCCCGAACAGGTCTGGGACCGTGAGTACCCGACCGAGTACGGGTGGGAGTTCGGCGAGGGAACCGGCGCTGCCACGCCGCTGGCGTGGAGTATGGCACAATTCATTCGGCTCGCCGACGGCATCGACGCTGGCACGCCAGTTGAAACGCCAACGTTCGTGCAAGAGCGATACACCGTGCACGATCCGGACGGCCCGCCGCTGGCGGTCGACGAGATCACGATCGAGAACGAGACGGCGACTGTCACCGGAACGACACGTGGCGACAGCGTCGTCCTCTGGACCCACGACGATACGCAGCTGTATTCCGTCGGCGACGGTGACTTCGAGGGTACCGTCGAGGTCGGCCCAAGTACCGAGTCGGTGACTGTCATCGCGGCGACCGACGCCGACGAACTCGAACAGGTCGGTACGACGCTCACGACGGTCGGCATCTGA
- a CDS encoding DUF7563 family protein: protein MPTCNNCGAFVTRDFARVFGDNQENVSGCVECTTGRDLKSGGATEAATQ from the coding sequence ATGCCAACGTGCAACAACTGTGGGGCGTTCGTGACCCGAGACTTCGCTCGCGTGTTCGGTGACAACCAGGAGAACGTCAGCGGCTGTGTCGAGTGTACGACGGGGAGAGATCTCAAGTCGGGCGGGGCGACCGAAGCGGCAACGCAGTGA
- a CDS encoding PadR family transcriptional regulator, with protein sequence MYDLTGFQRDLLYVIAGLDDPHGLAIKDELEEYYESEIHHGRLYPNLDTLVEKGLAEKGELDRRTNFYSLTARGSREIEARREWEAEYVDESVSVTAN encoded by the coding sequence ATGTACGATCTGACCGGATTCCAGCGCGACCTGCTGTACGTCATTGCCGGACTCGATGATCCCCATGGGCTGGCGATCAAAGACGAACTCGAAGAGTACTACGAAAGCGAGATCCACCATGGCCGACTCTACCCGAACCTCGACACGCTGGTCGAGAAAGGACTCGCCGAAAAAGGGGAACTCGACCGACGGACGAACTTCTACTCGCTCACCGCTCGCGGTAGCCGTGAGATCGAAGCGCGCCGCGAGTGGGAGGCCGAGTACGTCGACGAGTCGGTGTCGGTTACGGCGAACTGA
- a CDS encoding SDR family NAD(P)-dependent oxidoreductase: protein MSETRFGVDGSTAIITGSSSGIGKAIAERFAADGVDVVLCSREQDNVDPVAESITDSDRPGSALAVECDVTDRDAVDALVETTVEEFGGLDVLVNNAGASFMADFDGISPNGWETIVDINLTGTYHCTQAASEYLKDGGGCVINLSSEAGQDGAPYMSHYAAAKAAVINLTTTLGHEWAGDDVRVNCIAPGYVATPGVESQMGVTAEEIDRDTVDRTIGLSEEIADIAQFLASNAASYIVGETIRAAGAPDIMKSPSQ, encoded by the coding sequence ATGAGCGAGACGCGGTTCGGTGTCGACGGGTCGACCGCAATCATCACTGGATCGTCCAGTGGCATCGGCAAGGCGATCGCCGAGCGGTTCGCCGCCGATGGCGTCGATGTCGTGCTCTGTTCACGCGAGCAGGACAACGTCGATCCTGTAGCAGAGTCGATCACCGACAGCGATCGACCGGGGTCCGCACTGGCGGTCGAATGTGACGTTACGGATCGGGATGCCGTCGACGCGCTGGTCGAAACGACAGTCGAGGAGTTCGGCGGTCTCGACGTGCTCGTCAACAACGCCGGCGCGTCGTTCATGGCGGACTTCGACGGGATCAGCCCGAACGGCTGGGAGACCATCGTCGACATCAATCTGACCGGCACGTACCACTGTACGCAGGCAGCGAGCGAATACCTGAAAGACGGCGGTGGGTGCGTGATCAACCTCTCCAGCGAGGCGGGACAGGATGGCGCACCGTACATGAGCCATTACGCCGCCGCGAAGGCAGCGGTCATCAACCTCACGACGACCCTCGGCCACGAGTGGGCGGGCGACGATGTCCGCGTCAACTGTATCGCGCCCGGCTACGTGGCGACCCCTGGCGTCGAGTCCCAGATGGGCGTCACTGCCGAGGAGATCGATCGTGACACGGTCGACCGGACGATTGGGCTGAGCGAGGAGATCGCGGATATCGCACAGTTTCTGGCGAGTAACGCAGCATCCTATATCGTCGGCGAGACGATTCGTGCCGCAGGCGCACCCGACATCATGAAATCACCGAGCCAATGA
- the malQ gene encoding 4-alpha-glucanotransferase, which produces MSRFSRQSGVFAHPTSLPSTHGIGSIGQPSREFIDTLAEADQSLWQLCPLGPISSIHGNSPYQAYSAFAIEPLLIDLDVLVEEELLTPQEATPAEPFSDEYVDYDAVREFKYPLLRTAFDRFDDDRPDELWDAFERFREETGWLENYALFRALKREFDGEAWTDWPEPVALREPDALDEYREELADEIRYRAFLQFVAARQWDRLRAHAEQRGVQVVGDLPIYVAQDSADVWANPELFELDEDGTPKDVSGVPADEVNPAQKWGPPVYDWAEHEASGYEWWIARLERQLELADIVRLDHFRGFKEYYAIPADGDGDEGEWRDGPGIDFFDRIEAELGELPFIAEDIGFITEEITQLRRDIDAPGMKVMQYADWCSEDHIYLPHTYEEDTVAYPGTHDTNTVRGWYEALDNEQVDCLHYYLGSDGSEIHWDMIERAWHTASSLAVVPLQDLYGLGAEARFNTPGTESGNWDWRCTDELLEAFPTDRLRTITDEAGR; this is translated from the coding sequence ATGAGCCGGTTTTCACGTCAAAGCGGGGTGTTCGCGCACCCGACATCGCTGCCCAGTACTCACGGTATCGGATCGATCGGACAGCCATCCCGGGAGTTCATTGACACGCTCGCCGAAGCCGATCAGTCGCTCTGGCAACTGTGCCCACTCGGACCGATCTCCAGTATCCACGGCAACTCGCCGTACCAGGCGTACTCCGCATTCGCCATCGAACCGCTCCTGATTGACCTCGACGTGCTGGTCGAAGAGGAACTACTCACACCCCAGGAAGCGACACCTGCCGAGCCGTTCTCGGATGAGTACGTCGACTATGATGCTGTCCGTGAGTTCAAATATCCACTTCTCCGGACGGCGTTCGACCGGTTCGACGATGATCGCCCCGACGAACTGTGGGACGCGTTCGAGCGCTTCCGCGAGGAGACGGGCTGGCTGGAGAATTACGCGCTGTTTCGCGCGCTGAAACGCGAGTTCGACGGAGAGGCCTGGACCGACTGGCCCGAGCCAGTCGCGCTACGCGAGCCCGACGCCCTCGACGAGTACCGCGAGGAACTGGCTGACGAGATCCGCTATCGGGCGTTTCTGCAGTTTGTCGCCGCCCGGCAGTGGGACCGACTCAGAGCTCACGCCGAGCAACGCGGCGTCCAGGTAGTCGGAGACCTCCCGATCTACGTCGCACAGGATAGCGCCGACGTCTGGGCCAACCCCGAACTGTTCGAACTCGACGAGGACGGCACGCCGAAGGACGTCTCGGGCGTCCCAGCGGACGAGGTCAACCCCGCACAGAAGTGGGGGCCGCCAGTTTACGACTGGGCCGAACACGAGGCCTCGGGCTACGAGTGGTGGATCGCCCGACTCGAACGGCAGCTCGAACTCGCCGATATCGTACGGCTCGACCACTTCCGTGGCTTCAAGGAGTACTACGCCATTCCCGCCGATGGTGACGGAGACGAGGGCGAATGGCGAGACGGACCCGGAATCGACTTTTTCGATCGGATCGAAGCGGAACTCGGCGAGCTTCCCTTTATCGCCGAGGACATCGGCTTCATCACCGAGGAGATCACCCAGCTTCGCCGCGATATCGACGCACCCGGGATGAAAGTGATGCAGTACGCCGACTGGTGTTCCGAAGACCACATCTACCTTCCACACACCTACGAAGAGGACACCGTCGCGTATCCCGGCACCCACGACACGAACACGGTTCGAGGATGGTACGAAGCGCTGGACAACGAGCAGGTCGACTGCCTTCACTACTACCTCGGGAGCGACGGCAGCGAGATCCACTGGGACATGATCGAACGCGCCTGGCACACTGCCTCCTCGCTGGCGGTCGTCCCGCTACAGGACCTGTACGGTCTCGGTGCCGAAGCGCGGTTCAATACGCCGGGAACCGAGAGCGGCAACTGGGACTGGCGCTGTACCGACGAGCTACTTGAGGCGTTCCCGACCGACCGCCTGCGGACGATCACCGACGAAGCGGGTCGGTAG